From Acidihalobacter aeolianus, a single genomic window includes:
- the istB gene encoding IS21-like element helper ATPase IstB, producing the protein MLNQQTRQQLRTLNLTGMLAALEQQQGQPQTHALSFDERLALLIEHEVLHRENRRLTRLLKAARLRVPACVEDIDYHHRRGLEKPRMAQLASLDWIHQALNLCLTGPTGCGKTWLACALGNQACRRGLSVRYLRLPALFEQLRIAHGDGSYVRLMGQLLKTDLLILDDWGIQKLNTAQRNDLMEVIEDRHGRRSTLIASQLPIEHWHDYLGEATLADAILDRLLHGSHRLNLTGESMRKIQAPVDGS; encoded by the coding sequence ATGCTCAATCAACAGACCCGCCAACAGCTGCGCACCCTCAACCTCACCGGCATGCTCGCCGCCCTCGAGCAACAACAGGGCCAACCCCAGACCCATGCGCTGTCCTTCGACGAGCGCCTCGCCCTGCTCATCGAGCACGAGGTGCTGCACCGCGAGAACCGACGCCTCACCCGCCTGCTCAAGGCCGCCCGCCTGCGCGTGCCGGCCTGCGTCGAGGACATCGACTACCACCACCGCCGGGGCCTGGAAAAGCCCCGCATGGCCCAACTGGCCAGCCTCGACTGGATACACCAGGCACTGAACCTGTGCCTCACCGGACCGACCGGCTGCGGCAAGACCTGGCTCGCCTGCGCACTGGGCAATCAGGCCTGCCGGCGCGGCCTGTCGGTGCGCTACCTGCGCCTGCCGGCGCTGTTCGAGCAGCTGCGCATCGCCCACGGCGACGGCTCCTACGTCCGGCTCATGGGCCAGCTCCTCAAAACCGACCTGCTGATCCTCGACGACTGGGGCATCCAAAAGCTCAACACCGCACAGCGCAACGACCTGATGGAAGTCATCGAGGATCGCCACGGCCGACGCTCCACCCTGATCGCCAGCCAGTTGCCTATCGAACACTGGCACGACTACCTCGGTGAAGCCACCCTGGCCGACGCTATCCTCGACCGCCTCCTGCACGGCTCACACCGACTCAACCTGACCGGCGAGTCCATGCGCAAGATCCAGGCTCCGGTTGACGGATCGTGA
- the istA gene encoding IS21 family transposase, with amino-acid sequence MKHVIEVLRLKYAAQLSHAQISRACGLSKGAVNKYVNLARAQGITWPLPADMDEAALEARLFPAKAPSSRFVVPDGFQIHQELKRKGVTLQLLWAEYCAAHGERAYAYTQFCHHYRQWRERQKRSLRQHHQAGEKVFIDYCGPTVDIVDRHTGEVRTAQIFVGVLGASSYTYVEATWTQSLPDWIASHQRMLGFFGGVPALLVPDNLKAAVQRAERYAPQLNATYAEMAAHYGTAVLPARPYKPKDKAKVEVAVQVVERWILARLRHHRFFSLAELNRAIAALLPELNERLFQGRTESRRDLFESLDRPALRPLPGEAYVYAEWRRARPGIDYHVEVDKRCYSVPHALVGQVLDLRITATTIEVLHRGQRVALHPRHHGPGRYVTVTEHMPKTHQVHRDWSPKRFLRWASQIGPSTAEVVRRQLTDRPHPEHGYRACLGLLSLARRYRPARLEAACARALAIDSARYQSVKSILARGLDQQPLDQSPAQEALPLHANVRGANYYH; translated from the coding sequence ATGAAGCATGTCATCGAGGTGCTGCGCCTCAAATACGCAGCCCAACTCAGCCACGCGCAGATCAGCCGCGCCTGCGGCCTGTCCAAGGGCGCGGTCAACAAGTACGTCAACCTGGCCAGGGCTCAAGGCATCACCTGGCCGTTGCCTGCGGACATGGACGAGGCCGCCCTGGAGGCACGTCTGTTTCCCGCCAAGGCGCCCTCGAGCCGGTTCGTCGTCCCCGACGGCTTCCAGATCCATCAGGAACTCAAGCGCAAGGGCGTGACCCTGCAACTGCTCTGGGCCGAGTACTGCGCCGCGCACGGCGAGCGCGCGTACGCGTATACCCAGTTCTGTCACCATTACCGGCAGTGGCGAGAGCGGCAGAAGCGCAGCCTGCGCCAGCACCATCAGGCCGGGGAAAAGGTCTTCATCGATTACTGCGGGCCCACGGTCGACATCGTCGACCGTCACACCGGCGAGGTGCGTACCGCACAGATCTTTGTCGGCGTGCTCGGGGCCTCCAGCTACACCTATGTCGAGGCTACCTGGACCCAGTCGCTGCCCGACTGGATCGCCTCCCACCAGCGCATGCTGGGCTTCTTCGGCGGGGTGCCGGCGCTGCTGGTGCCGGACAACCTCAAGGCGGCGGTTCAGCGCGCCGAGCGCTACGCGCCGCAGCTCAACGCCACCTATGCCGAGATGGCGGCGCACTACGGCACCGCCGTGCTGCCGGCGCGGCCCTACAAGCCCAAGGACAAGGCCAAGGTCGAAGTGGCGGTGCAGGTGGTCGAGCGCTGGATCCTGGCGCGGCTGCGCCACCACCGCTTCTTCTCGCTGGCCGAGTTGAACCGGGCCATCGCCGCGCTGTTGCCTGAACTGAACGAGCGGCTCTTCCAGGGTCGCACCGAGAGCCGTCGCGACCTGTTCGAGAGCCTCGATCGGCCCGCGCTGCGCCCGCTGCCGGGCGAGGCTTACGTCTACGCCGAGTGGCGACGCGCCCGGCCCGGCATCGACTACCACGTCGAGGTCGACAAGCGCTGCTACAGCGTCCCGCATGCCCTGGTCGGCCAGGTGCTGGACCTGCGCATCACCGCCACCACGATCGAGGTGCTGCACCGGGGTCAGCGCGTGGCCCTGCATCCGCGCCACCACGGCCCGGGCCGCTACGTCACCGTCACCGAGCACATGCCCAAGACCCATCAGGTGCACCGTGACTGGTCACCCAAGCGCTTCCTGCGCTGGGCGAGCCAGATCGGCCCCAGCACGGCCGAGGTGGTACGCCGCCAGCTGACCGACCGGCCTCATCCGGAGCACGGCTACCGCGCCTGCCTGGGGCTGCTCAGCCTCGCTCGGCGTTACCGCCCGGCGCGCCTGGAGGCGGCCTGCGCTCGAGCCTTGGCCATCGACTCGGCCCGTTACCAGAGCGTCAAGTCGATCCTCGCCCGCGGCCTTGACCAACAGCCCCTCGATCAGAGCCCGGCCCAGGAGGCACTGCCCCTGCACGCCAATGTCCGCGGCGCCAACTACTATCACTGA
- a CDS encoding plastocyanin/azurin family copper-binding protein, translated as MTADFGKRAEIGHDQTKWPVTLIRNGRSRSSEMTGHVAPKYALPGFPYPSFEVDNQKNPTLVFTHGANITFYVINTSQVAPHSFAITSAAPPYAIVPADHRVSHPQVNTGDLPILPQSGRYSYAKVTWTAPNPGSYYYLCMFPVHASFGMWGKIQVR; from the coding sequence GTGACCGCCGATTTCGGAAAAAGAGCCGAAATCGGTCACGATCAAACGAAATGGCCGGTCACGTTGATCCGAAACGGGCGGTCACGTTCGAGCGAAATGACCGGTCACGTTGCGCCGAAATACGCACTCCCTGGCTTCCCCTATCCAAGCTTCGAAGTGGACAATCAGAAGAACCCAACCTTGGTATTCACGCACGGAGCCAACATAACCTTCTATGTAATCAATACAAGCCAGGTTGCACCGCACAGCTTCGCTATCACGTCCGCCGCTCCACCCTATGCAATCGTCCCTGCCGACCATAGAGTCTCCCACCCGCAGGTAAATACGGGTGACCTGCCCATCCTTCCTCAATCAGGTCGCTACAGCTACGCGAAAGTCACCTGGACCGCACCCAACCCGGGGAGCTACTACTATCTGTGCATGTTCCCGGTACATGCGTCTTTTGGTATGTGGGGTAAAATCCAGGTTCGTTGA
- a CDS encoding hydrolase, translated as MASKSFRPAWWLPGGHLQTLWPFFFSRGEAQSFERERLDLADGDFIDLDWDTQAPLDGPLVLVLHGLEGSSDSAYVRRLLPQLRNYGLRAVVMHFRGCSGESNRLRRAYHAGDSRDLDEVVARLHARNRAQRPVCTIGFSLGGNVLLKWLGETGSGNPLQAAAAISVPFDLHAAADRLERGLSRLYQSYLLRPLRAGQRRKQRERGIAPPLPMDELDRIRTLRVFDDRVTAPLHGFSGVDEYYTRSSSRPWLAHIATPTLLVHARNDPFLGPNGIPSPDELSPSILFELSDDGGHVGFVSGRYPWKTEPWLEKRIAEWLSAATRV; from the coding sequence ATGGCATCTAAGTCGTTCCGCCCGGCATGGTGGCTGCCTGGGGGACATCTGCAGACACTTTGGCCGTTCTTTTTCTCGCGCGGCGAGGCACAAAGTTTCGAGCGCGAACGCCTGGACCTCGCGGATGGCGATTTCATCGATCTGGACTGGGACACGCAGGCGCCCTTAGACGGACCGCTGGTGCTCGTGCTGCACGGGCTCGAGGGATCGAGCGACTCCGCGTATGTGCGCCGTCTGCTCCCCCAACTTCGCAACTATGGCCTGCGGGCGGTGGTCATGCACTTTCGCGGGTGCAGCGGCGAATCCAATCGGCTGCGCCGCGCCTACCACGCCGGCGACAGTAGGGATCTGGACGAGGTCGTCGCGCGATTGCATGCACGCAACAGGGCACAACGCCCGGTATGCACAATCGGCTTTTCGCTGGGCGGCAATGTCCTGCTCAAATGGCTCGGAGAGACTGGAAGCGGAAATCCGCTGCAGGCCGCTGCGGCCATTTCCGTGCCTTTCGATCTGCACGCGGCCGCCGACCGCCTGGAACGGGGTTTGTCACGACTCTATCAAAGCTATTTGTTGCGCCCGCTACGCGCCGGCCAGCGGCGCAAACAACGCGAACGAGGGATCGCACCGCCACTCCCTATGGATGAACTCGATCGGATCCGCACGCTGCGTGTCTTCGATGACCGGGTGACCGCCCCGTTGCATGGTTTCAGCGGAGTTGACGAATACTACACGCGCTCAAGTTCGCGTCCCTGGCTTGCACATATCGCCACCCCCACGTTGCTCGTACACGCACGCAACGACCCCTTCCTGGGACCGAATGGCATTCCCTCGCCGGATGAGTTGTCTCCCAGCATTCTTTTCGAGTTGAGCGACGACGGGGGGCATGTGGGCTTCGTTAGCGGGCGTTACCCCTGGAAAACTGAACCCTGGCTGGAAAAGCGTATCGCTGAGTGGTTATCCGCCGCGACAAGGGTCTGA
- the pnp gene encoding polyribonucleotide nucleotidyltransferase, translating to MPATKKSFQYGDRTVVIETGEIARQADAAVIINMDDTVVLVTAVAQKQAIPGRDFFPLTVNYQERTYAAGRIPGGFFKREGRPSEKETLTSRLIDRPLRPLFPKGFYNEVQVIATVMSVNPEVDPDVPAMIGASAALALSGMPFNGPIGCARVGYRDGAYLLNPSNSAIKESTLDLVVAGTEHAVLMVESEAGELSEEVMLGAVMFGHEQMQAAIQAIRELAAEAGKPAWNWQPPQTDEVLLSQVREFCEADLTAAYQIAEKLTRQTRVSELRERVVAEIAVTEGDGPSADAVVTAFAKIEKKHVRGRILAGERRIDGRDTKTVRPITIRTGVMPRTHGSALFTRGETQAIVTCTLGTERDAQIIDAIEGERRDRFMLHYNFPPYCVGETGMVGSPKRREIGHGRLAKRGIQAVMPDEKSFPYVIRVVSEITESNGSSSMASVCGSSLSLMDAGVPLKAPVAGIAMGLIKEGDSFAVLSDILGDEDHLGDMDFKVAGTENGVTALQMDIKIDGITREIMERALEQARDGRIHILGKMAEVIAAPRTEMSAYAPRYITMRINPEKIRDVIGKGGSVIRSITEETGATIDIDDDGSIRIASVDKAAGEEARRRIEEITADVEVGHVYEGRVVKIMDFGAFVSILPGRDGLVHISQISNERVENVSDKLAEGDVVRVKVLEVDKQGRIRLSMKAVEAA from the coding sequence GTGCCAGCTACTAAAAAATCCTTTCAGTACGGCGACCGTACGGTCGTTATCGAAACGGGTGAGATCGCCCGCCAGGCAGATGCCGCCGTCATCATCAACATGGACGATACTGTAGTCCTGGTCACGGCAGTCGCGCAGAAGCAGGCTATCCCCGGACGGGATTTTTTCCCGCTGACCGTCAACTATCAGGAACGGACCTACGCAGCCGGCCGCATTCCCGGCGGCTTCTTCAAGCGCGAGGGTCGTCCCAGCGAGAAGGAGACTCTGACTTCCCGCCTGATCGATCGGCCTCTGCGCCCGTTGTTCCCGAAGGGTTTCTACAACGAGGTCCAGGTGATCGCCACGGTCATGTCTGTGAACCCCGAAGTAGATCCGGACGTGCCTGCGATGATCGGTGCTTCCGCAGCCCTGGCGCTGTCCGGCATGCCGTTCAACGGCCCCATTGGTTGCGCGCGCGTCGGTTACCGCGATGGTGCTTATCTGCTCAACCCCTCCAATTCCGCGATCAAAGAATCCACTCTGGATCTCGTCGTCGCCGGTACCGAACATGCGGTGCTGATGGTCGAATCCGAAGCCGGTGAGCTGTCGGAGGAGGTCATGCTCGGCGCCGTGATGTTCGGTCACGAACAGATGCAGGCTGCGATCCAGGCCATCCGCGAACTGGCCGCCGAGGCCGGCAAGCCGGCCTGGAACTGGCAGCCGCCGCAGACCGACGAGGTGTTGCTGTCGCAGGTCCGTGAGTTCTGCGAGGCTGACCTGACGGCCGCCTACCAGATCGCCGAGAAGCTGACCCGCCAAACGCGTGTCAGCGAGCTTCGCGAACGCGTGGTCGCTGAGATCGCAGTCACCGAAGGCGACGGCCCGAGTGCGGATGCCGTTGTCACCGCCTTTGCGAAAATCGAGAAAAAGCACGTGCGTGGCCGTATTCTGGCCGGCGAACGCCGCATCGATGGCCGCGACACCAAGACGGTTCGTCCCATCACCATCCGTACCGGCGTGATGCCGAGAACCCATGGTTCGGCGCTGTTTACCCGTGGCGAAACGCAGGCCATCGTGACCTGCACCCTGGGTACCGAACGCGATGCGCAGATCATCGATGCGATCGAAGGCGAGCGCCGCGACCGGTTCATGCTGCACTACAACTTCCCTCCTTACTGCGTGGGCGAGACGGGCATGGTGGGTTCGCCCAAGCGCCGTGAAATCGGCCACGGACGTCTGGCCAAGCGTGGTATCCAGGCGGTCATGCCGGATGAGAAATCCTTCCCCTATGTGATCCGTGTTGTATCCGAGATCACTGAATCGAACGGTTCCAGTTCGATGGCCTCGGTTTGCGGTAGCAGCCTGTCCCTGATGGATGCCGGCGTGCCGCTCAAGGCGCCGGTCGCGGGTATCGCCATGGGTCTGATCAAGGAAGGCGACAGCTTCGCCGTGTTGAGCGATATCCTCGGCGACGAGGACCATCTGGGCGATATGGACTTCAAGGTGGCGGGTACCGAAAACGGCGTCACCGCACTCCAGATGGACATCAAGATCGACGGCATCACGCGGGAGATTATGGAGCGTGCACTGGAACAGGCACGCGACGGACGCATTCATATCCTCGGCAAGATGGCCGAAGTCATCGCCGCTCCGCGCACCGAGATGTCCGCCTATGCTCCGCGCTACATCACCATGCGAATCAACCCGGAGAAGATCCGCGACGTGATCGGCAAGGGCGGCAGCGTGATCCGCTCGATCACCGAAGAAACCGGCGCGACCATCGATATCGATGATGACGGTAGCATCCGCATCGCTTCGGTCGACAAGGCCGCAGGCGAGGAAGCGCGTCGTCGCATCGAGGAGATCACCGCCGACGTCGAGGTCGGGCATGTGTACGAAGGGCGTGTGGTTAAGATCATGGATTTCGGCGCCTTCGTTTCCATCCTGCCGGGTCGAGACGGACTTGTGCATATCTCACAGATCTCGAACGAGCGTGTGGAGAATGTTTCCGACAAGCTTGCTGAAGGTGACGTGGTGCGGGTGAAGGTACTTGAAGTCGACAAGCAGGGGCGCATTCGCCTGAGCATGAAGGCCGTCGAGGCTGCTTGA
- the rpsO gene encoding 30S ribosomal protein S15, with the protein MSLNTEDKANIVGKFQRATNDTGSPEVQVALLSARISYLTEHFNTHKHDHHSRRGLLKLVNQRRKLLDYLRGKDQQRYQSLISELGLRR; encoded by the coding sequence ATGTCGCTGAATACGGAAGACAAGGCCAATATCGTTGGCAAATTCCAGCGTGCCACGAACGATACGGGGTCGCCCGAGGTTCAGGTGGCGCTGCTGTCCGCGCGGATCAGCTATCTGACCGAGCATTTCAACACGCACAAGCACGACCATCATTCTCGCCGTGGCCTTCTGAAGCTGGTGAATCAGCGTCGCAAATTGCTCGACTACTTGCGCGGCAAGGACCAGCAGCGCTATCAGTCCTTGATCAGCGAGCTCGGCCTGCGCCGATAA
- a CDS encoding MerR family transcriptional regulator codes for MLEASNNSELPPIPTKRYFTIGEVSELCDVKPHVLRYWEQEFPALKPVKRRGNRRYYQRQDVILIRQIRSLLYEQGYTIGGARLKLESAESKADSSQSQQIVRQLRTELESLLQELKHLDG; via the coding sequence ATGCTGGAGGCGAGTAATAACAGCGAGCTGCCGCCGATCCCCACTAAGCGCTATTTCACTATCGGTGAAGTGAGCGAGCTCTGCGATGTGAAACCCCACGTGCTGCGTTACTGGGAGCAAGAATTCCCGGCACTCAAGCCTGTAAAACGGCGTGGCAATCGCCGTTATTATCAGCGTCAGGACGTGATCCTTATCCGCCAGATACGTAGTTTGTTATACGAGCAGGGCTATACCATCGGTGGCGCGAGGCTCAAGCTGGAGAGTGCGGAATCGAAGGCTGATAGCAGCCAGAGTCAGCAGATCGTGCGTCAGTTGCGTACCGAACTCGAGTCATTGCTCCAGGAACTCAAACACCTCGACGGCTGA
- the ihfA gene encoding integration host factor subunit alpha — protein sequence MALTKADMAERLFEELGLNKREAKDFVEMFFQELSDALEQGEEVKLSGFGNFSLRDKRQRPGRNPKTGEEIPITARRVVTFRPGQKLKARVEAYAGGE from the coding sequence ATGGCTTTAACCAAGGCGGACATGGCCGAACGCCTGTTCGAAGAGCTGGGATTGAATAAACGCGAGGCCAAGGATTTTGTCGAGATGTTCTTCCAGGAGCTGAGCGATGCACTGGAACAGGGCGAGGAGGTCAAGCTGTCCGGATTCGGCAACTTCTCGTTGCGCGACAAGCGCCAGCGCCCTGGCCGTAACCCCAAGACCGGCGAAGAAATTCCCATCACGGCACGCAGGGTCGTGACTTTTCGTCCGGGACAGAAGCTGAAGGCAAGGGTGGAGGCTTATGCTGGAGGCGAGTAA